The following are encoded in a window of bacterium genomic DNA:
- a CDS encoding flagellin, with amino-acid sequence MSTRINHNLLSISSQRSIWTTQNDLDKAVQRLSSGLRINYAWDDPTGLGVSERMRANIVGMQEAERNATYNVNMLQTAEGALGVIDEKLIRMRAIAVQASNGVLTTLDRQVANVEFQQLKSEIDRIANTTNYNGFYLLDGTRAAATANTDTTMALGFNAVGTAGSSGGIKFHIGENNVAGQDYYYINLGGMTASALGLTGLNVADTASAQSAVDNLITAINSKDTERTFIGSMVERLQNTILNLNITQENAIASESTIRDTDFAQEMSNFTRAQILMQTGVSMLSTANSLPGIVAQLVG; translated from the coding sequence ATGAGTACTCGTATCAATCACAACTTGCTGTCCATCAGCTCTCAACGCTCGATCTGGACGACCCAGAACGATCTTGACAAAGCGGTGCAGCGGTTGTCAAGTGGTCTGCGGATTAACTACGCTTGGGATGATCCCACGGGCTTGGGTGTGTCCGAGCGTATGCGTGCCAACATTGTAGGCATGCAGGAAGCGGAAAGAAACGCTACCTACAATGTGAACATGCTGCAGACGGCTGAAGGCGCGCTGGGCGTGATCGATGAGAAACTGATCCGCATGCGTGCGATCGCCGTACAGGCGTCGAATGGAGTGCTGACCACGCTCGACCGTCAGGTTGCCAACGTGGAGTTCCAGCAGCTCAAGTCCGAGATTGACCGGATTGCCAACACCACCAACTACAACGGTTTCTACCTGTTGGATGGTACGCGCGCGGCAGCCACGGCCAACACCGACACCACCATGGCCCTCGGATTCAATGCGGTCGGCACGGCGGGATCAAGTGGTGGAATCAAGTTCCATATCGGCGAAAACAACGTTGCGGGACAAGATTACTACTACATCAATCTCGGCGGCATGACGGCCTCGGCTCTCGGTCTGACGGGACTGAATGTGGCGGATACGGCATCAGCCCAGTCGGCCGTGGACAACCTGATTACGGCCATCAATTCGAAAGACACCGAGCGGACCTTCATCGGTTCGATGGTCGAGCGTCTGCAGAACACCATCCTGAACCTGAATATCACGCAGGAGAACGCGATTGCGTCCGAGTCAACAATTCGTGACACCGACTTCGCCCAGGAAATGTCGAACTTCACGCGGGCGCAAATCCTGATGCAGACCGGTGTCTCGATGTTGTCAACGGCGAACTCGCTGCCCGGTATTGTTGCCCAGCTGGTCGGCTGA
- the fliD gene encoding flagellar filament capping protein FliD produces the protein MSRPTSTVSGLVSGIDWDTTIKQLMAIERRRAAIFETRKDENQTKLSLWAQIQAKVASLQGTLEGINQRSEFAVKSASSSDSDVVAVTASAAAAEGAHTVEVLQLATAHRVAAQGWADKNAIGVGDSGGDLVIQVGDETITIADADLSAATTLEQLRNLINSSPENDDFVTASILDDGSGSNRYRLVITSNDTGANHEISITSNPTNLDFATTQIDVAETETGWTGTSSITTAGTYSGSLNKTFTFTVAGSGSQTIGAGEITVDWVDSLGNTGSFVIPNGYGGENISVTEGVELSFGAGDLTGGESFNVDVFNPLLAAAQSARVRMDGIYMSKASNKINDVWAGVTLDLLSAVPGTTVNITVSNDTQGVKSKIQSFINGYNAAMGDLRTFSSYDEENETAAPLLGDGFLSDVRSRLAGSVLNKLAGLPAGALYDSLAVIGIRSSTGGLLTISHSQLDMALDDHFDDVVDLFTQNFSAADSKIFFVSANQSTQSGEYSLVVNYGASGDMTSATINGQSAVVEGKLIRGAEGTSVEGLVLGFTSPGSGPGSINTTMRFSQGAAGELWAETTLLQDSESGPIHLATEGINDSIEALDRQITAWDKRLELVEERYRRQFAQLETFLSQMQSQSNFLSSVLR, from the coding sequence ATGTCGCGACCGACGTCCACTGTGTCGGGGCTTGTCTCCGGGATTGATTGGGACACCACGATCAAGCAGCTCATGGCGATTGAACGGCGCCGCGCTGCCATCTTCGAAACCCGGAAAGACGAGAACCAAACCAAACTCAGCCTGTGGGCACAGATCCAGGCAAAGGTGGCGTCCCTTCAAGGCACATTGGAGGGAATAAACCAGCGGTCTGAGTTCGCGGTCAAGTCGGCATCCTCCTCCGATTCTGATGTCGTGGCGGTCACGGCCAGTGCCGCTGCAGCGGAAGGAGCGCACACCGTTGAAGTGCTGCAGTTGGCGACGGCCCATAGAGTGGCGGCACAGGGATGGGCGGACAAAAACGCAATCGGCGTCGGCGATAGTGGTGGAGATCTCGTCATCCAAGTCGGGGACGAAACCATCACCATCGCCGACGCCGATCTCTCGGCGGCCACCACGCTCGAGCAGTTGCGCAATCTAATCAACAGCTCCCCCGAAAACGACGATTTCGTGACGGCCTCGATTCTCGATGATGGGTCCGGCTCTAATCGGTACCGTCTGGTCATCACCAGCAACGACACCGGCGCGAATCACGAAATCTCGATCACGTCCAATCCGACCAACCTCGACTTCGCCACGACTCAGATTGATGTGGCGGAGACCGAAACCGGCTGGACCGGCACGTCGTCCATCACCACTGCCGGAACCTACTCGGGAAGTCTGAACAAGACGTTTACCTTCACCGTGGCCGGATCGGGCAGTCAAACGATCGGCGCGGGGGAGATTACCGTGGACTGGGTGGACAGCCTCGGAAATACCGGCTCATTCGTCATTCCGAATGGGTATGGCGGCGAAAACATCTCCGTTACGGAGGGCGTCGAGCTTTCGTTCGGAGCCGGAGACCTGACGGGCGGGGAATCGTTCAATGTGGATGTCTTTAATCCTCTGCTCGCGGCCGCGCAAAGCGCCCGCGTCCGCATGGACGGCATCTACATGAGCAAGGCGTCGAACAAGATCAATGATGTGTGGGCGGGAGTCACCCTCGACCTGCTCTCCGCCGTACCCGGCACCACGGTCAATATCACCGTCAGCAACGACACTCAAGGCGTCAAGTCCAAAATTCAGAGCTTTATCAACGGCTATAATGCCGCGATGGGGGATTTGCGGACGTTCTCCTCCTATGATGAGGAGAACGAGACCGCTGCGCCGCTCCTTGGAGATGGATTTCTCAGCGATGTGCGTTCGCGGCTGGCGGGATCCGTATTGAACAAACTGGCCGGTTTGCCGGCCGGTGCACTCTACGATAGTCTGGCCGTCATCGGAATCCGCTCGTCCACCGGTGGTCTCTTGACCATTAGCCACAGTCAACTTGATATGGCTCTCGACGATCATTTCGATGACGTCGTGGACCTTTTTACCCAGAACTTCTCTGCTGCCGATAGCAAAATCTTCTTCGTCTCCGCCAACCAAAGCACCCAATCCGGCGAGTATTCGCTGGTGGTTAACTACGGTGCCTCCGGCGACATGACGTCAGCCACCATCAATGGGCAATCGGCGGTGGTAGAGGGCAAACTCATCCGGGGTGCCGAAGGCACCAGCGTCGAAGGCCTGGTTCTCGGATTCACCAGCCCCGGCTCAGGCCCCGGAAGCATCAACACGACCATGCGGTTTTCACAAGGTGCAGCCGGCGAGCTCTGGGCGGAAACGACACTCCTCCAAGACTCGGAAAGCGGACCGATTCACCTCGCTACCGAGGGCATCAACGACAGCATCGAAGCATTGGATCGGCAGATTACCGCCTGGGATAAGCGCCTCGAACTCGTCGAAGAGCGCTATCGCCGACAGTTCGCTCAACTCGAAACCTTCCTGTCGCAAATGCAATCGCAAAGTAACTTCCTTTCAAGCGTACTGCGATAA
- the fliS gene encoding flagellar export chaperone FliS gives MKLDTSHTLYKQADVSCSRPQLVLLLCDGAIRYLREASDHLQAGRWAEKGRAVDAAHECLRELRRGLDFNQGGEVAATLDKMYDFLGTKLMIANIKREPEQFRQIIQSLEGMRDAWRELFQRLQSEGRLAEVNEFQPTVLR, from the coding sequence ATGAAACTCGATACCTCACACACCCTCTACAAACAGGCCGACGTGTCCTGTAGCCGTCCTCAGCTTGTGCTTCTCCTCTGCGACGGTGCCATCCGCTATCTGCGCGAAGCGAGTGACCACTTGCAGGCCGGTCGCTGGGCCGAGAAAGGCCGTGCCGTGGATGCCGCCCATGAATGCCTCCGCGAACTCCGTCGCGGCCTTGATTTCAACCAGGGGGGGGAAGTGGCTGCCACTCTGGACAAAATGTATGATTTTCTGGGCACGAAGTTGATGATCGCCAACATCAAACGGGAACCCGAACAATTCCGTCAGATCATCCAGTCCCTGGAGGGTATGCGCGATGCTTGGCGGGAGCTTTTCCAGCGCCTGCAATCCGAAGGCAGGCTGGCGGAAGTCAACGAATTCCAACCGACAGTGCTACGTTGA
- the asnB gene encoding asparagine synthase (glutamine-hydrolyzing) produces the protein MCGFTGEYLLQPDAAIGIGEHALRAERLRHRGPDACGSWNDDRLEMHHVRLKLLDPEHGLQPMQSGRGTVLSYNGEIYNNTELRAELTAYGCQFRTRSDTEVLLAAYDTWGEQAWERLNGMFAFALYDPARTKLYLVRDRLGIKPLFYRVTSRGLEFGSEPGAWDFSGAAHTALDPAGVIHFLRFAQPAFGGRSVYRDLRILDPGRQLTAADDGITVKRWHRPEESCASRETAGEAELRGYLRHLLHLAVGRQMIADAPVGVFLSGGMDSAILVGLLAQMRPEPPTTFTIALEGDEEDLLAARTVAKRWHCRHHELVITADEFFAGMAELIAIRQVPLSFPNEVLIYLLAKKAASQVKAVLTGEGADELFGGYTRIIGLLETYARAKEAADSGNPLLFRSLKAQWPLLDLSSDARFFISAYSWFKSEDIQGLLTDSYRHQWQPEKEERIFTEMLDSFSGHPLLHRYFMLLEYLHLPNLLSRLDGATMAASLEGRVPYTDTDLVRYVTCLPTHLKYIAGREDKPLLRRVFADIVPPTVLERPKRAFNASLEHLFASRPGQKHLAELRGNRQLLELVNCESLDTWTNGNGSVRCPLRSWLLLSLGMWLNRNIL, from the coding sequence ATGTGCGGATTCACTGGAGAATATCTGCTTCAACCGGACGCGGCGATCGGCATCGGAGAGCACGCTCTTCGCGCCGAACGCCTGCGACATCGGGGTCCCGACGCCTGCGGAAGCTGGAACGACGATCGCCTGGAAATGCACCACGTCCGGCTCAAGCTGCTCGATCCCGAGCACGGTCTTCAGCCCATGCAGAGCGGCCGGGGGACGGTGCTCTCCTATAATGGAGAGATCTACAATAACACCGAATTGCGGGCCGAACTTACGGCCTATGGTTGCCAATTCCGCACGCGGAGTGATACCGAGGTCCTGCTGGCGGCCTATGATACGTGGGGCGAGCAGGCTTGGGAGCGCCTCAACGGCATGTTTGCCTTCGCGCTCTATGATCCCGCCCGGACGAAGCTCTATCTCGTCCGCGATCGTCTCGGAATCAAACCTCTCTTCTACCGTGTCACCTCGCGTGGACTGGAATTTGGAAGCGAGCCGGGAGCCTGGGACTTCTCCGGCGCGGCGCACACCGCCCTCGATCCGGCCGGAGTGATCCACTTCCTGCGTTTTGCGCAGCCCGCCTTCGGAGGCAGATCCGTCTATCGCGATCTGCGAATCTTGGATCCGGGAAGGCAGCTCACGGCCGCCGACGATGGTATCACCGTCAAACGCTGGCATCGTCCCGAAGAATCCTGCGCATCTCGCGAAACTGCCGGTGAAGCTGAACTGCGTGGCTATCTGCGCCATCTGTTGCATCTGGCCGTCGGTCGCCAGATGATCGCCGATGCGCCGGTCGGTGTTTTTCTCTCGGGTGGGATGGACAGCGCGATCCTGGTCGGTCTTCTCGCTCAAATGCGGCCCGAACCGCCCACCACCTTCACCATCGCACTCGAAGGAGACGAAGAAGACCTCCTCGCCGCCCGTACGGTGGCGAAACGCTGGCACTGTCGTCATCACGAACTCGTGATCACCGCCGACGAGTTCTTTGCCGGCATGGCCGAGTTGATCGCCATCCGGCAAGTGCCGCTGTCCTTTCCCAATGAAGTATTGATCTATCTCCTCGCGAAAAAGGCGGCAAGTCAAGTCAAAGCGGTGCTGACGGGAGAAGGAGCGGACGAACTGTTCGGCGGATACACGCGAATCATCGGCTTACTGGAAACCTATGCGCGGGCCAAAGAAGCAGCCGACAGCGGCAATCCGCTCCTTTTTAGGTCGCTGAAAGCGCAGTGGCCGCTCCTGGATTTGAGCTCGGATGCGCGGTTCTTTATCAGCGCATACTCATGGTTCAAGTCTGAAGACATACAAGGACTTCTAACGGATTCCTACCGTCACCAATGGCAGCCCGAAAAAGAGGAGCGGATTTTCACGGAAATGCTCGACTCCTTTTCCGGACATCCGCTGCTTCACCGCTACTTCATGCTCTTAGAATATCTCCATCTGCCTAATTTGCTGTCGCGTTTGGACGGGGCAACCATGGCGGCGTCGCTGGAAGGACGGGTCCCCTATACCGACACCGATCTCGTCCGATACGTGACGTGCCTCCCCACTCATCTTAAGTATATCGCCGGTCGAGAGGATAAACCGCTCTTACGGAGAGTTTTTGCGGATATTGTGCCGCCAACGGTCTTGGAGCGGCCGAAAAGAGCTTTTAATGCCTCTCTGGAACACCTGTTTGCGAGTCGCCCCGGACAAAAGCATCTTGCCGAACTTCGCGGAAATCGTCAACTGTTGGAACTTGTAAACTGCGAATCGCTTGACACGTGGACGAACGGCAACGGCTCGGTCCGCTGCCCGTTGCGGAGTTGGCTGCTGCTCAGTTTGGGCATGTGGCTGAATCGCAACATTCTGTAG
- a CDS encoding response regulator → MSKILLIDDDPQVNEVVKASLEMIGHAVATAEDPETAVQLCAAVKPDLTLVDYMLPNRSGLELMEDLERVHPDSLRCLATGMADFGLLKKALAAGAGSMLSKPYRLADLADLIELAVLLNQALKLESELPDHDSQRVSLICPADKAVDPAVVATLARFAKTHGADAVVGDRILPLIAVELMRNAATHGSADVPEATYRVELNDADDELNLTVGTSGPEFDWQKALARAQSGMQKGKAGGLQLVLALARRFGYGDGGRVAQVVVGKNLAGES, encoded by the coding sequence GTGAGCAAGATTCTACTCATTGATGATGACCCCCAGGTGAACGAGGTGGTAAAGGCGTCTCTGGAGATGATCGGACATGCTGTTGCCACTGCCGAAGATCCGGAGACCGCCGTCCAGCTCTGCGCCGCTGTCAAGCCTGACTTGACACTGGTGGACTATATGCTGCCAAACCGCTCCGGCCTCGAACTCATGGAGGATCTGGAGCGAGTTCATCCAGATTCGCTCCGTTGTCTGGCAACGGGCATGGCCGACTTCGGGCTACTCAAGAAAGCCCTGGCTGCTGGAGCCGGCTCCATGCTCTCAAAGCCCTACCGGCTGGCGGACTTGGCCGACCTCATTGAACTGGCAGTCCTTCTGAATCAAGCGCTGAAGCTGGAGTCGGAGTTGCCCGATCACGATTCTCAGCGAGTATCACTGATCTGCCCGGCGGACAAGGCCGTGGATCCCGCCGTCGTGGCGACCCTTGCCCGATTCGCTAAGACTCATGGTGCCGATGCCGTGGTCGGTGATAGAATTCTGCCGCTCATCGCCGTGGAACTCATGAGAAATGCCGCTACCCACGGCTCTGCCGATGTGCCGGAAGCGACCTATCGGGTGGAATTGAACGATGCGGACGATGAGCTTAATCTCACCGTCGGCACGTCCGGTCCGGAGTTTGACTGGCAGAAAGCCCTCGCCCGCGCGCAATCGGGTATGCAGAAGGGCAAAGCCGGGGGATTGCAACTGGTTCTGGCGTTGGCGCGCCGATTCGGATACGGAGACGGGGGACGAGTCGCACAGGTTGTTGTGGGGAAAAATCTCGCGGGAGAATCGTGA